In the genome of Paenibacillus sp. FSL R5-0766, one region contains:
- the argC gene encoding N-acetyl-gamma-glutamyl-phosphate reductase, with translation MNNKLKVAIVGSTGYGGVELIRFFQNHPLVEITSVISSSSSGESIADGFPHLTGVIHRPLDGVDPAEIASRADLVFTATPSGVSAKLVPSLLAAGLKVIDLSGDFRLKDGTVYEEWYKHPAPSADLLEQAVYGMAEVYGEEVKGQNFISNPGCYPTATLLGLIPAVEAGWIDPSTIIIDAKSGVSGAGRGTSLTNHYAEMNENFKAYKLNKHQHIPEIEQVLGNITGTPVTVTFTTHLVPMTRGIMSTMYANLVGEHSDREIVDLYRKYYENRPFVRVREPGIWPSTKEVYGSNYCDIGFAVDPRTGRLTIISVIDNLVKGASGQAIQNMNLMMGWEENLGLNMTPVYP, from the coding sequence GTGAATAACAAATTAAAAGTAGCAATCGTCGGTTCCACCGGCTACGGCGGGGTGGAGCTGATTCGTTTTTTCCAGAACCATCCGCTGGTTGAAATCACATCGGTGATCTCATCATCGAGCAGTGGTGAGTCTATCGCAGATGGATTTCCGCATTTGACGGGCGTGATTCACAGGCCACTCGACGGTGTAGATCCGGCTGAAATTGCGAGTCGTGCGGATCTGGTATTCACAGCGACCCCGTCCGGCGTAAGTGCAAAGCTCGTACCAAGCCTTCTGGCAGCAGGCCTTAAGGTCATTGATCTGTCTGGCGATTTCAGACTTAAGGATGGAACAGTGTACGAAGAGTGGTACAAACATCCGGCGCCTTCAGCTGATTTGCTGGAACAAGCGGTATACGGCATGGCTGAGGTGTATGGCGAAGAAGTGAAGGGGCAGAATTTTATATCCAACCCAGGCTGTTATCCAACGGCTACACTTCTTGGACTGATCCCTGCAGTAGAGGCAGGCTGGATTGATCCTTCTACTATTATTATTGATGCCAAATCAGGCGTATCTGGAGCAGGACGCGGAACAAGTCTGACAAATCATTATGCAGAGATGAATGAGAATTTCAAAGCCTACAAACTGAATAAACATCAACATATTCCCGAGATCGAACAAGTGCTTGGCAATATAACGGGAACGCCTGTTACGGTTACTTTCACAACACATCTGGTGCCAATGACACGTGGAATTATGAGTACGATGTATGCAAACCTCGTTGGGGAACACAGCGACCGGGAGATTGTGGATTTGTACCGCAAATATTATGAGAACCGACCTTTCGTACGTGTACGTGAACCGGGCATCTGGCCTTCTACCAAAGAAGTGTACGGATCCAACTATTGTGATATCGGATTTGCGGTGGATCCTCGCACAGGGCGTTTGACGATTATTTCGGTTATCGACAACCTGGTGAAGGGTGCTTCCGGGCAAGCGATTCAAAATATGAACCTGATGATGGGATGGGAGGAGAACCTCGGGCTGAACATGACACCGGTATATCCATAA
- the prfB gene encoding peptide chain release factor 2 (programmed frameshift) yields MIDPNVKHDLREIGKKLTNLRGSLDLDLKQEMIGNFEVKMSAPDFWDDSDKAQSVIAELNAVKGSVDQYTKLQQDYDDAVMMIELADEEGDEDLATEIGNSITAIVNKVAEFELQLLLNQPYDKMNAILELHPGAGGTESQDWGQMLLRMYTRWSEKRGFKVEVLDYLPGDEAGIKSVTLSIKGHNAYGYLKAEKGVHRLVRISPFDSSGRRHTSFVSCDVVPEIDDTIELDIRTEDLKIDTYRASGAGGQHINTTDSAVRITHLPTGVVVTCQNERSQIKNRERAMTMLRSKLYERKIEEQKQQLDEIRGDQSDISWGSQIRSYVFHPYSMVKDHRTSVETGNTGAVMDGDLDAFIDGYLRSQIKVETD; encoded by the exons ATGATCGATCCAAACGTGAAGCATGACCTGCGTGAAATAGGCAAGAAACTAACAAACCTTAGGGGGTCTCTT GACTTAGATCTGAAGCAAGAGATGATCGGCAACTTCGAAGTGAAGATGTCTGCCCCGGATTTCTGGGATGATAGTGACAAGGCGCAATCCGTAATCGCTGAGCTAAACGCGGTGAAGGGATCTGTGGATCAATACACCAAACTTCAACAGGACTATGATGATGCGGTGATGATGATCGAACTGGCGGATGAAGAAGGCGACGAAGACCTCGCTACCGAGATTGGTAACAGTATTACAGCGATCGTGAACAAAGTCGCAGAGTTCGAACTTCAGCTTCTCCTGAATCAACCATACGACAAGATGAATGCGATTCTGGAGCTTCACCCGGGTGCGGGTGGTACCGAGTCTCAGGATTGGGGACAGATGCTGCTCCGGATGTACACACGTTGGTCCGAGAAGCGTGGCTTCAAGGTTGAGGTACTGGATTATCTGCCAGGTGATGAGGCTGGGATCAAGAGTGTTACGTTGTCGATCAAGGGACATAACGCTTATGGTTATCTGAAAGCCGAGAAGGGTGTACACCGATTGGTGCGGATATCTCCTTTTGACTCATCGGGCCGTAGACATACGTCTTTCGTATCCTGTGATGTGGTACCGGAGATTGATGATACGATTGAACTGGACATCCGCACAGAGGATCTCAAGATCGATACGTACCGGGCAAGTGGCGCGGGTGGACAACATATCAATACCACCGACTCTGCCGTACGGATTACTCACCTTCCAACAGGTGTAGTTGTAACGTGTCAGAATGAACGTTCACAGATCAAGAACCGTGAGCGAGCGATGACGATGCTCCGTTCGAAATTGTATGAGCGTAAAATTGAAGAGCAAAAACAACAGCTGGATGAAATCCGAGGAGATCAGTCGGATATTTCATGGGGTAGCCAGATTCGCTCCTATGTGTTCCATCCCTATAGTATGGTAAAGGATCACCGTACAAGTGTAGAGACTGGAAATACAGGAGCAGTAATGGACGGCGACCTCGATGCATTCATCGATGGTTATTTGCGTAGCCAGATTAAAGTAGAAACAGATTAA
- the raiA gene encoding ribosome-associated translation inhibitor RaiA, translated as MNLSIRGQQIEVTDALKDYVDKKLSRLEKYFDAPLNSDGAVTLSTTRGLHTVEVTIPLKGIVLRAEDESDDMYASIDSVVDKLERQIRKHKTKINRKFRQEGSLKTLFVEDPSGTVATAELDADTDDDDFEVVRTKRFMLKPMDVEEAILQMNMVGHNFFVFSNIDSEEVSVVYKRNDGKYGLIEQG; from the coding sequence ATGAATTTAAGTATTCGAGGTCAACAAATCGAGGTTACTGATGCTTTGAAGGATTATGTCGACAAAAAGTTGAGTAGACTCGAGAAGTATTTCGATGCACCCCTTAACTCTGACGGTGCTGTTACATTGAGCACGACGAGAGGTTTGCATACGGTAGAGGTGACGATCCCATTGAAAGGCATTGTGCTCCGCGCTGAGGATGAGAGCGATGATATGTACGCATCCATTGACTCCGTGGTGGACAAGCTGGAACGTCAGATCCGCAAACACAAAACAAAAATTAACCGTAAGTTCCGCCAGGAAGGTAGCCTGAAAACACTCTTCGTTGAAGATCCATCAGGTACTGTAGCTACAGCTGAACTGGATGCGGACACGGATGACGATGATTTTGAAGTTGTACGGACGAAACGCTTTATGTTGAAACCAATGGACGTGGAAGAGGCCATCCTCCAAATGAACATGGTTGGTCACAATTTCTTCGTATTCTCCAACATTGACAGTGAAGAAGTTAGCGTAGTTTACAAACGGAACGATGGTAAGTACGGATTGATAGAACAAGGTTAA
- a CDS encoding cold shock domain-containing protein: protein MQGKVKWFNAEKGYGFIETEDGGDVFVHFSAIQSEGFKTLEEGQSVEFDIVEGARGPQAANVIKL from the coding sequence ATGCAAGGTAAAGTAAAATGGTTCAACGCAGAAAAAGGTTACGGTTTCATTGAGACTGAAGACGGCGGCGACGTATTCGTACATTTCTCCGCAATTCAATCCGAAGGATTCAAAACTTTGGAAGAAGGTCAATCCGTAGAATTCGACATCGTCGAAGGCGCGCGTGGACCGCAAGCAGCTAACGTAATCAAATTATAA
- the secA gene encoding preprotein translocase subunit SecA, which produces MLGLVKKIFGDMNERDVKRLMKTVDVINKLEPQFQALSDEQLKGKTDEYRARIEKGETTDELLPEAFATVREASRRVLGKRHYDVQMLGGIALHEGRISEMKTGEGKTLVGTLPVYLNALMSKGVHVVTVNDYLAQRDSQEMGQIYEFMGMSVGVNLSGMDHALKQHAYACDITYGTNNEFGFDYLRDNMVLYKEQMVQRPLFFCIIDEVDSILVDEARTPLIISGQAQKSTDMYYAADRFVKRLVPEEDFTVDIKVKSVALTEAGVAKAEKAFGIENLYDHANVTLNHHIVQGLKANAIMRRDVDYVVSDEEVMIVDEFTGRLMSGRRYSDGLHQAIEAKEGIEVQNESMTLATITFQNYFRMYRKLAGMTGTAKTEEEEFKKIYGLEVLQIPTNRPNKRDDMADVVYKSIDGKFNAVVEEIVARHSKNQPVLVGTVSIENSERLSDMLKRRGVKHQVLNAKYHAEEAEIISGAGQAGAVTIATNMAGRGTDIILGEGVAEVGGLHIIGTERHESRRIDNQLRGRAGRQGDPGSTQFYLSLGDELMRRFGADNVLNMMERLGFEEDQPIESRMITRAVESAQKRVEGNNFDVRKVVLQYDDVMNQQREIIYKQRREVLESENIKQIVMDMIKPSIERIVEAHCSDDIPENWELQEVADYMNSKLLDDGSITKDDLWGKEAEEIIEFLFTKVQNKYNAREERIGEEMVREFEKVVVLRAVDSKWMDHIDAMDQLRQGIHLRAYGGTDPLREYQFEGFEMFHQMIASIQEEVATYVMRAQIESNQERQAVVEESQISTSGEPAEKRPVKVSDQIGRNDPCPCGSGKKFKHCHGQE; this is translated from the coding sequence ATGCTAGGACTTGTCAAAAAGATCTTCGGCGACATGAATGAACGTGATGTTAAACGTCTGATGAAGACGGTCGATGTGATCAATAAACTGGAACCACAATTTCAGGCGTTGTCTGATGAACAACTGAAAGGTAAAACGGACGAATACCGTGCTCGTATTGAAAAGGGAGAAACAACAGATGAACTTCTTCCAGAGGCATTTGCAACCGTACGTGAGGCTTCACGCCGTGTACTGGGCAAACGTCACTACGATGTACAGATGCTGGGCGGTATCGCTCTGCATGAAGGCCGTATTTCCGAGATGAAAACGGGTGAAGGTAAAACGCTGGTAGGAACACTTCCGGTATATCTGAACGCGTTGATGTCCAAAGGTGTACACGTGGTCACGGTCAATGACTATTTGGCACAACGGGATAGCCAGGAAATGGGACAAATCTATGAATTCATGGGCATGTCGGTAGGGGTTAACCTGAGCGGGATGGACCATGCTTTGAAACAACATGCGTATGCATGTGATATTACGTACGGAACGAACAACGAGTTTGGTTTTGACTATCTGCGTGACAACATGGTGCTGTACAAAGAGCAAATGGTACAACGTCCATTGTTCTTCTGTATCATTGATGAAGTAGACTCCATCCTAGTCGATGAGGCGCGTACACCACTCATTATCTCTGGACAAGCTCAGAAGTCGACGGATATGTACTATGCAGCAGATCGTTTTGTGAAACGTTTGGTGCCAGAAGAAGACTTTACGGTAGACATTAAGGTGAAATCCGTAGCGTTGACTGAGGCGGGCGTGGCAAAAGCAGAGAAAGCATTTGGTATCGAGAACTTGTATGATCATGCCAATGTAACTCTCAACCATCACATCGTGCAGGGTTTGAAAGCTAATGCAATCATGCGTCGTGACGTGGATTATGTTGTCAGTGATGAGGAAGTTATGATCGTTGATGAATTCACAGGTCGTCTGATGTCTGGACGTCGGTACAGTGATGGATTGCACCAGGCGATTGAAGCCAAAGAAGGCATTGAAGTACAAAACGAGAGCATGACGCTTGCTACGATTACCTTCCAGAACTATTTCCGGATGTACCGTAAACTTGCGGGTATGACGGGTACAGCGAAAACCGAGGAAGAAGAGTTCAAAAAAATCTACGGTCTCGAAGTACTGCAAATTCCAACCAACCGTCCGAACAAACGCGATGACATGGCAGATGTCGTGTATAAGAGCATCGATGGCAAGTTCAATGCCGTTGTAGAAGAGATCGTGGCACGCCACAGTAAGAACCAGCCGGTTCTGGTAGGTACAGTATCCATCGAGAACTCGGAGCGCCTGTCTGACATGCTCAAACGTCGTGGTGTTAAACACCAGGTACTGAACGCCAAGTACCATGCGGAAGAAGCAGAGATCATCTCAGGAGCTGGTCAAGCGGGTGCAGTAACAATTGCAACCAACATGGCAGGACGGGGTACGGATATTATCTTGGGTGAAGGTGTAGCTGAAGTAGGCGGCCTTCATATCATCGGTACAGAGCGTCACGAATCACGCCGGATTGATAATCAGCTACGTGGCCGTGCGGGACGTCAAGGTGACCCGGGTTCAACACAATTCTACCTGTCACTGGGTGATGAATTGATGAGACGTTTCGGTGCAGATAATGTATTGAACATGATGGAGCGTCTTGGTTTTGAAGAAGACCAGCCGATCGAGAGCCGGATGATTACCCGTGCAGTAGAATCAGCGCAGAAGCGTGTTGAAGGTAACAACTTTGACGTGCGTAAAGTCGTTCTCCAATATGATGATGTAATGAACCAACAACGTGAAATTATATATAAACAGCGCCGCGAGGTACTGGAGTCCGAAAATATCAAACAAATCGTTATGGATATGATTAAACCTTCCATTGAACGTATCGTTGAAGCACATTGTAGTGACGATATCCCGGAAAACTGGGAGCTTCAGGAAGTTGCCGATTACATGAACAGCAAATTGCTGGACGATGGTTCCATAACTAAAGATGATCTGTGGGGTAAGGAAGCAGAAGAGATCATCGAGTTCCTGTTCACGAAAGTTCAGAACAAGTACAATGCACGTGAAGAGCGAATTGGCGAAGAGATGGTTCGTGAGTTCGAGAAAGTCGTTGTGCTCCGTGCAGTAGACAGCAAGTGGATGGATCATATTGATGCAATGGATCAATTGCGTCAAGGTATCCACCTTCGCGCCTACGGCGGTACAGATCCACTGCGTGAATACCAGTTCGAAGGCTTCGAGATGTTCCATCAGATGATTGCTTCGATCCAAGAAGAAGTAGCGACTTATGTGATGAGAGCACAGATCGAGAGCAATCAGGAGCGTCAAGCGGTTGTTGAGGAAAGTCAGATCTCGACAAGTGGTGAACCTGCTGAGAAACGTCCAGTGAAGGTTTCTGACCAAATCGGACGTAACGATCCATGCCCATGCGGTAGTGGTAAGAAGTTCAAACACTGCCACGGTCAAGAGTAG
- a CDS encoding flagellar protein FliT has translation MTQEVIERIEETSYEELETFIEDRQHLVDTIIKESENCPLDVKQKGEIHRILAYDKTLLDRMNTLRVEAQDWLHKRNQAKMQRNVYETAYAPDSMLMDRRK, from the coding sequence ATGACTCAGGAAGTTATTGAACGAATTGAGGAGACCTCCTATGAGGAACTGGAAACCTTCATAGAAGATCGACAACATCTTGTTGATACTATAATTAAAGAGAGTGAGAATTGCCCTCTGGATGTGAAACAAAAAGGGGAAATTCATCGGATTTTGGCCTATGATAAAACTTTACTTGATCGTATGAACACACTTCGGGTTGAGGCTCAAGATTGGCTGCATAAGCGTAATCAAGCAAAAATGCAGCGAAATGTATATGAGACTGCCTATGCACCTGATAGTATGCTAATGGATAGAAGAAAATGA
- the cls gene encoding cardiolipin synthase, translated as MHIESILLIVLLGLNIIFAAAVVFFERKDASASWAWLLVLNFIPVFGFVLYLLTGQNLTRYRLFQWKERKKLGLEERIEAQLTQLHDNRTPFRNQATETSQDMIYMNLKQNGALLTEDNAVEIITDGTDKFQRLLDDIEAAQDHVHVQYYIYRGDRLGKRIRDALIRKAREGIKVRLLYDALGSRRVSKRFFKELREAGGLVEVFFPSKFSLINLRMNYRNHRKIVIIDGNLGYTGGFNVGDEYLGLNSKFGYWRDTHLRIQGNAVHALQTRFLLDWNEASKQHDTPYVPAHFPHIEGTGKIAMQIVSSGPDAETEHIKNSYLKMINGAKHSILIQTPYFIPDASVFEAIRLACLSGIDVRIMIPNKPDHAFVYWATLSYIGELLKVGAKVFIYDNGFIHAKTLIIDSLVASVGTANIDYRSFRLNFEVNAFMYDETIATALVQTFEHDLHVSREMTLDEYQKRSLIIRFKEAISRLLSPIL; from the coding sequence GTGCATATTGAATCCATTTTACTTATTGTACTCCTTGGCCTGAATATTATTTTTGCCGCAGCAGTCGTTTTCTTCGAACGGAAGGATGCCAGCGCTTCCTGGGCTTGGCTGCTCGTCTTGAACTTTATTCCGGTGTTTGGGTTTGTACTTTATCTTTTAACCGGTCAGAATCTGACCCGATACCGGCTTTTCCAGTGGAAAGAACGTAAGAAGCTCGGGCTAGAGGAACGTATTGAAGCCCAGCTCACGCAGTTGCACGATAACCGCACCCCTTTCCGCAACCAAGCAACCGAGACTAGCCAGGACATGATCTATATGAACCTGAAGCAGAACGGTGCTCTGTTAACGGAGGATAATGCGGTTGAGATCATTACGGACGGAACAGACAAGTTCCAACGGCTCTTGGATGACATCGAAGCGGCTCAGGATCACGTGCACGTACAATACTACATTTATAGAGGCGACCGTCTGGGCAAAAGAATTCGGGATGCACTCATCCGCAAAGCGCGGGAAGGCATCAAAGTCCGTTTGCTGTATGACGCGCTCGGATCACGGCGGGTATCAAAACGTTTTTTCAAAGAATTGCGCGAAGCAGGCGGTTTAGTTGAAGTCTTTTTCCCATCCAAATTCAGTCTGATCAACTTGCGTATGAACTACCGGAACCACCGGAAGATTGTCATCATTGATGGTAACCTTGGGTACACGGGAGGGTTTAATGTCGGAGATGAGTATCTCGGCTTAAACTCCAAATTCGGTTACTGGCGTGACACACATCTGCGTATTCAGGGGAATGCCGTTCATGCGCTGCAGACCCGTTTCCTCCTGGATTGGAATGAAGCTTCCAAACAACACGACACACCTTATGTTCCGGCGCATTTCCCTCATATCGAGGGTACAGGAAAGATTGCCATGCAGATTGTCTCTAGTGGACCGGATGCAGAGACCGAGCATATCAAGAACAGTTATCTCAAGATGATTAATGGTGCCAAACATTCGATTCTGATTCAAACACCTTATTTTATCCCGGATGCCAGTGTATTCGAAGCTATTCGTCTCGCGTGTCTGTCCGGCATAGATGTTCGCATCATGATTCCAAATAAGCCCGACCATGCCTTTGTATATTGGGCTACGTTATCTTATATTGGTGAGTTGCTGAAGGTTGGCGCCAAAGTATTTATATACGACAATGGTTTCATTCATGCCAAAACACTTATCATTGACAGTTTGGTTGCATCCGTGGGAACCGCCAATATTGACTACCGCAGTTTCCGGTTGAACTTTGAGGTTAATGCCTTTATGTACGATGAGACGATTGCGACAGCACTTGTACAAACCTTTGAGCACGACCTGCATGTATCGCGGGAAATGACGCTCGATGAATACCAAAAACGTAGTCTGATTATCCGCTTCAAAGAAGCGATTTCCCGTCTGCTGTCTCCGATTCTGTAG
- the fliS gene encoding flagellar export chaperone FliS, with product MIKSPYEKYRQSSVQTSTPAQLVIMLYDGAIRFVKVGLEGLNNQDIEKANLNLGKAQTIISELMSTLDQSYDVSKNLFALYEYTNYLLIEANIRKSPEKAEEAIGYLTDLRETWMQASKLASTQTESAHG from the coding sequence TTGATTAAATCTCCTTATGAAAAATATCGTCAATCTTCCGTTCAGACTTCAACGCCAGCTCAATTGGTTATTATGCTTTACGATGGAGCAATCCGATTTGTAAAAGTTGGACTTGAGGGCCTGAATAATCAGGATATTGAGAAAGCAAATCTTAATCTCGGTAAAGCTCAGACTATTATTAGCGAACTTATGTCCACATTGGACCAGTCATATGATGTATCCAAAAACTTATTTGCTCTGTATGAGTATACGAATTATCTTCTAATTGAAGCCAATATTCGTAAAAGTCCAGAAAAAGCAGAAGAAGCCATTGGTTATTTGACTGACTTGCGTGAAACTTGGATGCAAGCCTCTAAACTAGCCTCTACGCAGACTGAAAGTGCTCATGGATAA
- a CDS encoding YitT family protein, producing MQQRSQLHNNRKKRITSLIPLNGPWRNVVDTVSIILGSFLIAVAFNLFLLPNQIASGGVSGLSILGKEWLNWEPAYTQWAINIPLLIAGFLLIGKQYGVRSVLGSIVLPLLVYLTKDWAIPTTNPLLGSLYGGIGVGLGIGIVYRGRGSTGGMSILARIVQKYSGLSYSLCVVIMDATVIIMAAFVLSLEQSLYALIGLYVTGKVIDAVEMGLGFSKVAYIISNQTEAISKVILDDLDRGLTKLEAKGGYTDDQRTVLMVVVGQNEVPRLKALIRSVDPGAFVIISNAHEVLGEGFKRGEHV from the coding sequence ATGCAACAACGATCACAACTTCACAATAATCGCAAAAAGAGGATAACTAGCCTCATTCCACTCAATGGTCCATGGAGAAACGTCGTGGATACGGTATCTATCATCTTAGGCTCGTTTTTAATTGCAGTGGCCTTTAATTTATTTTTATTACCGAATCAGATCGCTTCAGGTGGGGTATCCGGGTTATCGATCCTGGGCAAGGAATGGCTTAATTGGGAGCCGGCATATACCCAATGGGCAATTAATATCCCACTTCTGATTGCGGGTTTTCTGCTCATTGGCAAGCAGTATGGTGTTCGCTCGGTATTGGGCAGTATTGTCCTGCCACTGTTAGTCTATCTCACGAAGGATTGGGCCATTCCAACAACGAATCCGCTACTTGGTTCACTGTATGGTGGGATTGGCGTTGGTTTAGGGATTGGAATTGTATACCGAGGTAGAGGATCGACAGGTGGCATGAGCATTCTTGCCAGAATCGTACAGAAATACAGTGGACTGAGTTATTCATTGTGTGTAGTCATCATGGATGCTACGGTTATTATTATGGCTGCATTTGTGTTGTCATTAGAGCAGTCTCTCTATGCGCTGATTGGGTTGTATGTTACCGGTAAAGTGATCGATGCCGTTGAGATGGGCCTAGGCTTTTCCAAGGTGGCGTATATTATCTCCAACCAGACAGAAGCGATTAGCAAAGTGATTCTGGATGACTTGGATCGCGGATTAACAAAGCTGGAAGCCAAAGGCGGTTACACCGACGATCAACGAACCGTACTGATGGTAGTCGTTGGGCAAAATGAAGTGCCAAGACTCAAAGCGTTGATCCGGTCTGTGGACCCGGGAGCTTTTGTCATTATCAGTAACGCGCACGAAGTGCTTGGCGAAGGTTTTAAGCGGGGAGAACATGTGTGA
- the argB gene encoding acetylglutamate kinase codes for MNSTMPNESTATEASTEKQMFVMKCGGSTLAALPESFFADLRDLQSQGTQPVIVHGGGPAISDNLAKLGIETEFVNGLRKTTEPVLDVVEMVLAGSINKQIVRLIQRVGGRALGLSGVDGGLIQAKPVSNHAEIGWVGDVTGVNAEIIQGIVNMGYMPVIAPVGVDTTGQRYNINADTAAGAVASHLGVSRMIVVTDVPGIMKNVGGEKKVLPSVSVQEIEDMIQTGEIYGGMIPKVRAAIACIHGQVREVVIVDGSEPQILSRVLGGEIIGTRIIRMQ; via the coding sequence ATGAATTCAACAATGCCAAACGAGAGTACCGCAACGGAAGCGAGCACAGAGAAACAGATGTTTGTCATGAAATGTGGAGGCAGCACGCTGGCAGCATTGCCCGAGTCTTTCTTTGCGGATCTGCGTGATCTGCAGTCTCAGGGTACGCAGCCGGTAATCGTACATGGCGGAGGTCCTGCGATCTCAGATAACCTGGCGAAGCTTGGTATCGAAACCGAATTCGTTAATGGCCTGCGCAAAACAACTGAACCTGTGCTGGACGTAGTGGAGATGGTGCTTGCGGGCAGTATCAACAAACAGATCGTGCGCCTGATTCAGCGTGTGGGCGGTCGTGCACTAGGCTTGTCCGGCGTGGACGGTGGTCTGATTCAGGCTAAACCTGTTTCAAACCATGCAGAGATCGGTTGGGTAGGCGATGTCACTGGTGTGAACGCAGAGATTATCCAAGGCATCGTGAACATGGGTTACATGCCGGTTATCGCACCAGTTGGCGTAGATACAACTGGACAACGCTACAACATTAACGCAGATACAGCTGCCGGTGCAGTGGCGTCTCATCTCGGCGTGAGTCGGATGATTGTCGTAACAGATGTCCCTGGCATCATGAAGAACGTAGGCGGCGAGAAAAAAGTACTGCCATCCGTATCTGTACAAGAGATTGAGGACATGATCCAGACCGGAGAAATCTATGGCGGTATGATTCCGAAAGTACGTGCAGCAATCGCATGTATCCATGGTCAAGTACGTGAGGTCGTCATTGTAGACGGCAGCGAACCCCAAATCCTTAGTCGAGTGCTAGGCGGAGAAATCATCGGAACAAGAATCATCCGTATGCAATAA
- the argJ gene encoding bifunctional glutamate N-acetyltransferase/amino-acid acetyltransferase ArgJ: MGTNVEQQTFTVVENGTIVTPGGFTAGGLHCGLKKTSRNDIGAIRCDVPATAAAVYTTNVFQAAPLKVTRESLSNGRLQAVIVNSGNANACTGQQGEEDAYAMRSAAARELGVAEEDVAVASTGVIGELLKMDAVHSGITGLPAHMGKESNEAEQFSQAILTTDLVKKEACVSVLVNGKTVTIAGAAKGSGMIHPNMATMLAFMTSDAVIGAEALQRLLRQATNYTFNMITVDGDTSTNDMLVAMSSGYAGNEELTTEHPDWDAFAAGFTYVCQVLAKAIARDGEGATKLVEVEVTGAVSDESAQAIAKTVIGSSLVKSAMFGADANWGRIIAAVGRAGQPVNPDTVDIRLGDISVLAQSRPVVFDEEAALAYLQTDTVRIVVDLHHGEGTATAWGCDLTYDYVRINAAYRT, encoded by the coding sequence ATGGGAACGAATGTGGAGCAACAGACTTTTACCGTGGTTGAGAACGGAACAATTGTAACCCCTGGGGGATTCACTGCTGGTGGACTTCACTGCGGATTGAAAAAGACATCTCGTAATGACATCGGAGCGATCCGATGTGATGTACCGGCTACAGCTGCTGCTGTATACACAACGAACGTGTTTCAAGCAGCACCGCTCAAAGTAACGCGCGAAAGCTTGAGCAACGGACGCCTTCAGGCTGTTATCGTTAACAGTGGTAATGCTAATGCATGCACAGGGCAACAAGGGGAAGAAGATGCTTATGCGATGCGTTCGGCCGCTGCGCGGGAGTTGGGTGTGGCAGAAGAGGACGTGGCTGTGGCATCCACAGGTGTCATTGGTGAATTGCTCAAAATGGATGCTGTACATTCAGGCATTACTGGTCTTCCAGCACATATGGGCAAGGAGTCGAATGAGGCGGAACAATTTTCACAAGCGATTCTGACAACGGATTTGGTGAAAAAGGAAGCCTGCGTCTCCGTTCTGGTTAACGGTAAGACGGTTACGATTGCGGGAGCCGCCAAAGGCTCGGGTATGATTCATCCGAATATGGCGACAATGCTCGCTTTCATGACCTCTGACGCGGTCATTGGTGCAGAAGCGTTGCAGCGCTTGCTGCGCCAGGCTACGAATTATACATTCAACATGATTACTGTCGATGGGGATACAAGTACAAACGACATGCTGGTAGCCATGTCCAGTGGATATGCAGGCAATGAAGAGCTGACCACTGAGCACCCGGATTGGGACGCTTTTGCAGCCGGCTTCACCTATGTTTGCCAAGTGCTAGCCAAAGCCATTGCTCGTGATGGTGAAGGAGCAACCAAACTGGTTGAGGTAGAAGTTACAGGTGCGGTAAGTGATGAATCCGCGCAAGCCATTGCCAAAACCGTCATCGGGTCCAGTCTGGTGAAATCCGCCATGTTTGGCGCTGACGCCAACTGGGGACGGATTATTGCAGCCGTAGGGCGTGCAGGACAACCGGTGAACCCGGATACGGTAGATATCCGTTTGGGAGATATCTCGGTACTCGCGCAGTCTCGCCCGGTCGTGTTTGACGAAGAAGCGGCATTGGCCTATTTGCAGACTGATACAGTTCGCATTGTAGTGGATCTGCACCACGGCGAAGGAACAGCAACAGCCTGGGGCTGTGACCTGACGTATGACTACGTCCGAATTAACGCAGCATATCGCACGTAA